In the Aneurinibacillus soli genome, one interval contains:
- a CDS encoding DUF4878 domain-containing protein: MNLHKYLLVAIMLLGGLILATGCSSEKTATPVNNDSPDIIVKNFFDSLQKGELQQAASFLKKDDQDLRELSADPEGKKVAKPFLQQLTYETGSYDIKGDEATISVKITVPNMLKISGAAAKDIVSEAMSGKMNDDIQAERKALEKIEASIKDPSAPTVTTAQTIKLTKTESGWKISTMDTDFLKTFFGS, from the coding sequence ATGAATTTACACAAGTATTTACTCGTTGCTATCATGCTATTAGGTGGATTGATACTAGCTACAGGTTGTTCAAGTGAAAAAACTGCTACACCAGTAAATAATGATTCTCCTGATATCATTGTGAAGAATTTCTTTGATTCATTGCAAAAGGGAGAGCTCCAGCAAGCTGCTTCTTTCCTGAAGAAAGATGACCAAGATTTGCGTGAGCTTTCAGCTGATCCAGAAGGCAAAAAGGTAGCCAAACCATTCTTACAGCAGCTAACATATGAAACCGGTTCATATGATATAAAGGGAGATGAGGCCACGATCTCTGTGAAAATTACCGTTCCTAATATGCTGAAGATTTCTGGAGCAGCAGCCAAAGACATCGTATCTGAGGCGATGTCAGGAAAAATGAATGACGACATACAAGCGGAACGTAAGGCATTAGAAAAAATAGAAGCCAGCATAAAAGACCCTTCTGCTCCTACGGTAACAACCGCTCAAACGATCAAATTGACCAAAACTGAATCCGGTTGGAAAATCTCTACAATGGATACGGACTTTCTCAAAACATTCTTCGGATCATGA
- a CDS encoding lmo0954 family membrane protein, translating into MKKFGLLLAGGSAAIVAIANFGPMIGLAISAAILYYAVKGFLRTESTCKKIFWVLIGLAALGATLSNMPALFGVVAIGILYLVYKKWNEQPSHTQTPEDPFTNFEKQWDALRQS; encoded by the coding sequence ATGAAAAAATTTGGTCTGTTACTGGCGGGAGGATCTGCAGCAATCGTAGCCATTGCGAACTTCGGCCCGATGATCGGTCTTGCGATTAGTGCCGCTATTTTGTACTACGCGGTAAAAGGGTTCCTGCGTACCGAGTCTACATGCAAAAAAATCTTCTGGGTGTTGATCGGACTTGCGGCATTGGGCGCAACTTTATCCAACATGCCAGCACTGTTCGGTGTGGTTGCCATCGGAATTTTGTATCTCGTGTACAAAAAATGGAACGAACAGCCGTCACATACACAAACGCCAGAAGATCCATTCACGAACTTTGAGAAACAATGGGACGCACTGCGCCAATCTTAA
- a CDS encoding PspA/IM30 family protein: protein MKNLFARIKHSIAADFHDALDKKEQKNPIALLNQYLRECEQEVEKVRTLVERQYRLNEEFTREYSHAHSMAEKRKHQAEVALGAGETKLYDFALQEQAQYEERAIRLQESQQQAARQLAELERRYEEMRHKLKDMYIKRMELMGRENVARAQHRISRVLEPGGQLEAPFTRFEEMEHYLDRIERQVNLSYNHHTIDARIAQLEKLAKKDEVSPIS, encoded by the coding sequence ATGAAAAACTTATTTGCCCGCATTAAACATTCCATTGCCGCTGATTTTCATGACGCACTTGATAAGAAAGAACAGAAAAATCCGATCGCGCTCCTAAATCAGTACTTGCGCGAATGTGAACAGGAAGTAGAAAAAGTTCGTACGCTAGTGGAGCGCCAATACCGCCTCAACGAAGAGTTCACTCGGGAATACAGCCACGCGCACAGCATGGCAGAGAAGCGCAAGCATCAGGCAGAAGTAGCGCTTGGGGCCGGGGAAACCAAATTGTATGACTTTGCGCTCCAAGAGCAAGCACAGTACGAAGAACGGGCCATTCGCTTGCAGGAATCGCAACAGCAGGCGGCTCGCCAGCTTGCAGAGCTAGAACGTCGCTATGAGGAAATGAGACATAAATTAAAAGACATGTACATTAAGCGTATGGAACTAATGGGTCGAGAAAATGTGGCGCGTGCCCAGCATCGTATCAGCCGAGTGCTCGAACCTGGTGGACAACTGGAAGCGCCGTTTACACGCTTTGAAGAAATGGAACACTATCTAGACCGCATTGAACGTCAGGTAAACCTGTCCTATAATCACCATACGATTGATGCGAGAATTGCCCAGCTAGAAAAACTGGCAAAAAAAGATGAGGTTTCTCCCATTTCGTAA
- the liaF gene encoding cell wall-active antibiotics response protein LiaF — MPHRSKADFINWAIFISLIVLLLELSFSGGGAIFFVGSMIGCMYIGHKRLPRLTGKLLFWFGAVNLGIAVLNTVAFRFWAFILIAYMVVQFAQSKKKPHLIFPVIGESQPSMNEEMLVVRTPMFRNIWLGPRQTPEHAYEWNDMTVQTGIGDTVIDLSSTVLPKQENVIVIRNLVGNVQVLIPYDVEVSVHHSAIAGAAAVFDYREPIAFNCVLHIETPGYGQAGQKVKIMTSMLVGDLEVKRI; from the coding sequence ATGCCGCATCGCAGTAAGGCGGATTTTATAAACTGGGCGATTTTTATCAGCCTGATTGTGCTGTTGCTGGAACTTTCATTTTCTGGAGGCGGCGCGATTTTCTTTGTAGGTAGTATGATCGGGTGCATGTATATCGGGCATAAACGTCTGCCGCGCCTGACCGGAAAGCTACTTTTCTGGTTTGGTGCTGTAAACCTTGGGATCGCGGTGTTAAATACGGTTGCGTTTCGTTTCTGGGCGTTTATTCTGATTGCCTATATGGTGGTACAGTTCGCACAATCCAAAAAAAAGCCGCATCTCATTTTTCCGGTGATAGGTGAGTCGCAGCCGAGCATGAATGAGGAGATGCTCGTTGTTCGGACTCCTATGTTTCGCAACATATGGCTCGGTCCGAGACAGACACCGGAACACGCATATGAATGGAATGATATGACCGTGCAGACAGGCATCGGAGATACGGTGATTGATCTTAGTTCAACCGTGCTTCCCAAGCAGGAAAATGTCATTGTCATCCGCAATCTGGTTGGGAATGTTCAGGTGCTGATTCCGTATGATGTGGAAGTAAGTGTGCATCATTCCGCTATCGCGGGAGCGGCTGCTGTATTCGACTACCGGGAGCCGATTGCGTTTAACTGTGTTCTTCATATCGAGACACCGGGCTACGGACAGGCCGGCCAAAAGGTGAAAATTATGACCTCGATGCTGGTGGGCGATCTGGAGGTGAAGCGCATATGA